In Flavobacterium sp. CS20, a single window of DNA contains:
- a CDS encoding zinc-dependent peptidase — protein sequence MAYIFISVVIVLFAVHFYKKAKRHSVKPFPEHWHKLLTDNVLFYRNLSKDAQLIFQQKMMLFLSEVYIDAVQFELEELDKVLIAASAVIPVFGFKEWHYTNLSGILLYPDNFNEDMQFSSKDNSRNIGGIVGNGRFEKQMILSKKALYHGFKNTTDKSNTGIHEFVHLIDKLDDRTDGVPERLMEHQYAIPWLNLIHKEMEAINDNHSDIRKYGGTNQAEFFAVASEYFFERADLLKRKHPELYGMLVECFRQEPST from the coding sequence ATGGCTTATATTTTTATTTCGGTTGTGATTGTTCTTTTTGCTGTTCATTTTTATAAAAAAGCAAAACGTCATAGTGTAAAGCCATTTCCAGAACATTGGCATAAATTATTGACGGATAATGTGCTGTTTTATAGAAATCTATCAAAAGACGCACAGCTAATTTTTCAGCAAAAAATGATGCTATTTTTAAGTGAGGTCTATATCGATGCTGTGCAGTTTGAACTGGAAGAGTTGGATAAGGTTTTAATTGCAGCAAGTGCCGTCATTCCAGTTTTTGGCTTCAAGGAATGGCACTACACAAATTTAAGTGGCATCCTTTTATATCCTGATAATTTTAATGAGGATATGCAATTTAGCAGTAAGGATAACTCACGGAATATTGGTGGAATAGTTGGAAATGGAAGGTTCGAGAAACAGATGATACTTTCCAAGAAAGCATTGTACCACGGCTTTAAAAATACAACCGATAAAAGCAATACTGGCATACACGAATTTGTGCACCTTATAGATAAGTTGGACGATAGAACAGACGGTGTGCCAGAGCGGCTAATGGAACATCAATATGCCATACCTTGGTTAAACTTAATCCATAAAGAAATGGAAGCGATTAACGATAACCATTCAGATATTCGTAAATATGGTGGAACAAATCAAGCTGAATTCTTTGCGGTTGCTTCAGAGTATTTTTTTGAACGAGCGGATTTACTAAAAAGAAAACATCCAGAACTTTATGGGATGTTGGTGGAATGTTTTAGGCAAGAACCGAGCACTTGA
- a CDS encoding thioredoxin family protein, whose product MKRQIEIFTAGCPVCEPVVQLVKETAGKDCEITLHNLSEQCESKICVSKMKEYGVTRVPAIAVDGKLLNCRTNIEITKEDLVNAGIGSC is encoded by the coding sequence ATGAAACGACAAATCGAGATTTTTACAGCAGGTTGCCCGGTATGCGAGCCTGTGGTGCAATTAGTAAAAGAGACAGCAGGAAAGGACTGCGAAATCACACTTCATAATCTGTCCGAGCAATGCGAAAGTAAAATCTGTGTTTCAAAAATGAAGGAATATGGGGTTACAAGAGTTCCCGCCATTGCTGTGGACGGAAAACTACTGAATTGTCGCACCAACATCGAAATCACAAAAGAGGATTTGGTAAACGCGGGAATAGGAAGTTGTTAG
- a CDS encoding cation transporter — protein sequence MAITKWNKKTSMGTAVFSAVSLKLCCWGPLLLTSVAGISGSSVYFSWLIALKPYLLVIAFLSLGLTFYQVYKKKKVDDCGNCDMAKPSFFKSKFYLWLVTVFVVVMTLVSYYPQIFHSTEKVGIVATNNTDIQTVKLNIEGMVCSGCEENINHSVNKIDGVTNVSTSFEEGTSIIEFDTTKTNVDEIKKVIQSKGYLITNSRD from the coding sequence ATGGCAATTACTAAATGGAACAAAAAAACATCTATGGGGACTGCTGTATTTTCAGCAGTTTCCCTTAAACTATGCTGCTGGGGTCCTTTGCTACTTACAAGTGTAGCTGGTATTAGTGGAAGTTCTGTCTATTTTTCTTGGCTTATTGCCTTGAAACCTTATCTGTTGGTTATAGCATTTTTGTCATTGGGACTTACCTTTTATCAGGTTTATAAAAAAAAGAAGGTGGACGATTGTGGTAACTGTGATATGGCTAAGCCATCATTTTTTAAGTCGAAATTCTATTTGTGGTTGGTTACAGTGTTTGTTGTTGTAATGACATTGGTTTCTTATTATCCACAAATATTTCATTCAACGGAGAAAGTAGGAATTGTTGCAACAAACAATACCGATATTCAAACTGTAAAGTTGAATATTGAAGGGATGGTATGCTCGGGTTGTGAAGAAAACATCAACCATTCGGTAAACAAAATTGACGGGGTTACAAATGTATCTACGTCTTTTGAAGAAGGGACTTCAATTATAGAATTTGATACCACTAAAACGAATGTCGATGAGATAAAAAAGGTCATTCAATCAAAAGGGTATTTGATTACAAATAGTAGAGACTGA
- a CDS encoding heavy-metal-associated domain-containing protein — MKTLKFKTNINCGGCVSKVTPFLNKQEGVESWEVDTSNPDKILTIESDGVTEEDVKATLQKVGFKAEPVD; from the coding sequence ATGAAAACTTTAAAATTTAAAACAAATATCAATTGTGGTGGGTGCGTATCAAAAGTCACCCCTTTTTTAAACAAACAAGAAGGTGTAGAAAGTTGGGAAGTAGATACCTCTAATCCTGATAAAATCCTAACCATTGAAAGCGATGGTGTAACCGAAGAAGATGTAAAGGCGACTTTGCAAAAAGTGGGATTTAAGGCCGAACCTGTAGATTAA
- a CDS encoding ABC transporter ATP-binding protein: MNVIKTENLMKVYNEGKGNEVKALNGVSLDVEKGEFTAIVGPSGSGKSTLLNIIGGLDKPNSGEVLVDKTDIIGMKENELINFRLQNIGFVFQAYNLIPVLNAKENVGFIMLLQHKSKEEIDNRVESLLKSVGLESQASKRPNEMSGGQQQRIAVARALASKPKFVLADEPTANLDSKSTSDLLDIMEQLNEKEGITFVFSTHDQRVIDRAHRIITLEDGKIINDTTKLS, encoded by the coding sequence ATGAATGTTATAAAAACAGAAAACCTAATGAAGGTTTATAATGAGGGTAAAGGTAACGAAGTGAAAGCGCTTAATGGCGTTTCCTTGGATGTAGAAAAAGGAGAATTCACTGCTATTGTTGGACCTTCTGGGTCTGGAAAAAGCACCTTGCTCAATATTATTGGTGGCCTTGACAAGCCTAATTCAGGAGAAGTGCTTGTCGATAAAACAGATATCATTGGAATGAAGGAAAACGAACTTATCAATTTCAGATTACAAAATATTGGTTTTGTGTTTCAGGCTTATAATTTAATCCCAGTCCTTAACGCTAAGGAAAATGTAGGTTTCATTATGCTTTTGCAGCATAAATCGAAAGAAGAAATTGATAATAGAGTTGAATCTTTGCTCAAATCGGTTGGATTGGAAAGTCAAGCATCAAAACGTCCCAATGAAATGAGTGGCGGTCAACAACAGCGAATTGCCGTAGCCAGAGCATTGGCTTCAAAGCCTAAATTTGTATTAGCGGACGAACCTACTGCTAATCTAGATTCAAAATCCACATCAGATCTTCTTGACATTATGGAGCAACTCAATGAAAAGGAAGGAATAACATTTGTTTTTTCAACACATGATCAACGGGTCATAGATAGGGCGCATCGTATAATCACTTTGGAAGATGGTAAAATAATTAATGATACCACGAAATTAAGTTGA